The DNA segment ACTGTTGCTATTTTGTTCAGTTAACAAGTTATCTCTGAAAAATAGATTGTCATCAACGTTAGGTTCAAAAATGAGTAAGTGGAAGCAATAAAAAAACCCGTCATATAGACGGGTTTTAAACTAAATTCTGTATATCAAACAGTATCGTTACCCCGTCAAGTCCCTAAACCGATACGCCACCAACGAAGCTCAGACACAATGTCTGCTCTTTTATCGCTAGGCTTTTGGTTAGATTCTTGTAACATAGTGTATTATTCCTGTTTGAAAGTTGTACTAGTAAACTAGTACTAGGGGCTAAAGTCAAGTAATAAATGAAAATTGATCTACATTGCCATACAACCGCCTCTGATGGGCGATTAACTCCGACAGAAATCGTCGATAGAGCAATTGAATTTGACGTGCGCGTTTTAGCGATTACTGACCATGATACGGTAGATGGTTTAGCGCCTGCCTTTGAATATGTTGATAAGAGCAAACTGAATATTAAACTGATTCGTGGCATTGAGATTTCAACGGTCTGGCAAAATAAAGATATCCACGTAGTCGGATTAAATATAGATGAATACAACCTTGAACTACTGGCTCTTATTCAGGAGCAAAAGCAGAGAAGAGTGGAACGCTCTGAACTGATGGCACAAAGGCTTGCGAAGGTCACTAAAGAAACAGTGTTAGCTGAGGTAAAAGACATCGCTTCAGGTGCCCCCATTACACGATCTCACTTTGCCAAGTGGCTTGTGGATAATGGTTACGCAAAAACCATGCAACAGGTTTTTAAAAAATACTTAACGCGAGACAAGCCCGGTTATGTGCCGCCGAACTGGTGTTCTATAGCAGAGGCGGTTGCCGCTATTCATGCCGCTGGTGGTGATGCTGTTTTGGCGCATCCCGGACGATATCAGTTAACCGCAAAGTGGACCAAACGATTGATATCAGCCTTTGTGGAAGCAGGTGGAAACGGAATGGAAGTTGCGTTGCCTCAACAAGGTCAACAAGAAAGGCGAAACCTTGCCGATTATGCTATACAATACAACCTATTAGCGTCTCAAGGGTCCGATTTTCATTATCCATCCCCTTGGACGGAGCTGGGACGTAATCTTTGGTTACCTTCTGGTGTAGATCCAATATGGAAAGATTGGGGTATTAACCCAGCCTAAGATACCGAAACGTCGGTAGTGAGGAATTATTATGAGTCAATTTTTTTATGTACACCCAGACAATCCGCAAGCTCGGTTGATTAGCCAAGCGGTTGCGATTATTCGAACTGGTGGTGTTGTTGTTTACCCTACCGATTCTGGTTATGCACTTGGGTGTCAGCTAGAAAACAAACAAGCACTAGACACTATTTGCCGTATTCGTAAACTGGATGACAAACACAATTTTACGCTTCTCTGCCGAGATCTTTCTGAATTGTCGTTATATGCGCGCGTTGATAACACCGCATTCCGTTTGCTAAAAAATAATACACCTGGTGCCTATACTTTTATTTTTAAAGGGACCAAAGAAGTGCCACGAAGACTGATGAATGCGAAACGCAAAACCATTGGTATAAGGGTTCCGGACAACCGCATTGCTCTTGATTTATTAGAAGCCTTAGGTGAACCATTAATGTCGACTACCCTGATTTTGCCAGGAAGTGACGTCGCTGAATCAGATCCAGAAGATATCAGAGACAAACTGGAGCATACGGTTGATCTGATAATGAATGGTGGTTATCTAGGAGAGCAGCCAACAACGGTCATTGATTTTAGTGATGATGAACCTGTGGTGCTGAGATTAGGGGCAGGTGACCCGTCTCCATTCGAATAGAATCAAATAAAGGAGCTTCGGCTCCTTTTTCTTTATCGAA comes from the Vibrio sp. DW001 genome and includes:
- a CDS encoding PHP domain-containing protein — its product is MKIDLHCHTTASDGRLTPTEIVDRAIEFDVRVLAITDHDTVDGLAPAFEYVDKSKLNIKLIRGIEISTVWQNKDIHVVGLNIDEYNLELLALIQEQKQRRVERSELMAQRLAKVTKETVLAEVKDIASGAPITRSHFAKWLVDNGYAKTMQQVFKKYLTRDKPGYVPPNWCSIAEAVAAIHAAGGDAVLAHPGRYQLTAKWTKRLISAFVEAGGNGMEVALPQQGQQERRNLADYAIQYNLLASQGSDFHYPSPWTELGRNLWLPSGVDPIWKDWGINPA
- a CDS encoding L-threonylcarbamoyladenylate synthase → MSQFFYVHPDNPQARLISQAVAIIRTGGVVVYPTDSGYALGCQLENKQALDTICRIRKLDDKHNFTLLCRDLSELSLYARVDNTAFRLLKNNTPGAYTFIFKGTKEVPRRLMNAKRKTIGIRVPDNRIALDLLEALGEPLMSTTLILPGSDVAESDPEDIRDKLEHTVDLIMNGGYLGEQPTTVIDFSDDEPVVLRLGAGDPSPFE